One uncultured Caproiciproducens sp. DNA segment encodes these proteins:
- a CDS encoding DUF177 domain-containing protein: MLLDLKKVFSDSSESCSFDYLLDLSSTDIIGFRPFVSPVTVRGTVKGQDGFAQLDAEASFGFSIPCDRCMKQIDKCYHYTFSHILVLSLENEDDVSYVQVPNYKLDLDELIRADILLELPSKYLCSNDCKGLCPSCGQNLNDGTCNCDFHQIDPRLEALKKLID; encoded by the coding sequence ATGCTTCTCGATTTAAAAAAGGTATTTTCCGACAGCAGTGAAAGCTGTTCCTTTGATTACCTGTTGGATTTATCGTCTACAGATATCATTGGTTTTCGTCCGTTTGTTTCGCCTGTGACGGTTCGGGGAACTGTAAAAGGTCAGGATGGGTTTGCGCAGCTTGATGCTGAGGCTTCGTTTGGATTTTCCATCCCGTGCGACCGGTGCATGAAGCAAATCGACAAATGCTACCATTACACTTTTTCGCATATTTTGGTATTGTCTTTGGAAAATGAAGATGATGTCAGTTATGTTCAGGTCCCCAATTATAAATTGGATTTGGACGAGTTGATTCGAGCGGATATCCTGCTTGAGCTTCCGTCAAAGTATTTGTGTAGCAATGACTGCAAAGGCTTGTGTCCTTCTTGTGGGCAAAATTTGAATGATGGAACATGTAATTGTGATTTTCATCAGATTGATCCTCGCTTGGAGGCTCTTAAAAAACTAATAGATTAG
- the rpmF gene encoding 50S ribosomal protein L32 has translation MAVPKRKVSSARQNKRRSNVWKMSAPALVKCPKCGEFKTPHRVCGSCGYYNGREVIKKEA, from the coding sequence ATGGCGGTACCAAAGAGAAAAGTATCAAGTGCAAGACAGAATAAAAGACGTTCAAATGTTTGGAAGATGAGTGCTCCTGCTCTAGTGAAATGCCCTAAATGTGGTGAGTTCAAGACTCCACATAGAGTTTGCGGCAGTTGTGGTTACTACAACGGCAGGGAAGTAATCAAAAAGGAAGCATAA
- a CDS encoding DUF512 domain-containing protein, whose protein sequence is MSVKILSVDKDSPAEKTKILPGETLVAINGNQIDDVLDYRFYETSKSLSIILADHNQNPRTVNIRKGEYESIGLDFETYLMDEQHSCRNKCIFCFIDQLPKGMRGTLYFKDDDSRLSFLFGNYITLTNMSEHDVDRIIKMHISPVNISVHTTNPELRVKMMGNRFAGESLKILYRLAAAGIKINTQLVVCKGINDGEELKRSLTDLGKLYPAVQSIAAVPVGLTRFREGLFPLESFDKTSAENAVQILEEFGDRFLTEFGERICYAADEFYLKAGRPVPPAEFYGDFDQLENGVGLMANLKQEFESALEDFRSPAKVRHVTVVTGTSVYKFLNSLLDELRIKCNNLTCNVIPIINNYFGNTINVTGLITGTDIIQQLSGRDLGDELIVPAVMLRREGDIFLDDTSLAGLSKALNVKVAVSPNDGYELLNTVLGSDVIV, encoded by the coding sequence ATGTCTGTTAAGATTCTATCGGTTGATAAGGACAGCCCCGCCGAAAAAACGAAAATTTTGCCGGGGGAGACGCTTGTTGCTATAAACGGTAATCAAATTGACGATGTTCTTGACTACCGCTTTTATGAAACCAGCAAGAGCTTATCCATTATATTAGCCGACCATAATCAAAATCCACGTACAGTCAATATCAGAAAAGGGGAATATGAATCAATCGGTTTGGACTTTGAAACTTATCTAATGGATGAGCAGCACTCCTGCCGCAACAAATGTATTTTTTGTTTTATTGACCAGTTGCCCAAAGGTATGCGCGGCACCCTTTACTTCAAAGATGATGATTCAAGGCTGTCCTTTTTATTTGGAAACTATATTACGTTAACCAATATGAGTGAGCATGATGTCGACCGGATTATTAAAATGCATATCAGCCCCGTTAATATTTCCGTTCATACCACCAATCCGGAACTCCGGGTTAAAATGATGGGAAACCGCTTTGCAGGAGAATCACTTAAGATTTTGTACAGGCTTGCGGCTGCCGGCATCAAAATAAATACCCAGCTTGTTGTTTGCAAAGGGATCAACGACGGGGAGGAATTGAAGCGCAGCTTGACAGATTTGGGCAAACTATATCCGGCGGTGCAAAGCATTGCGGCCGTACCGGTCGGACTGACCCGGTTCAGAGAAGGATTATTCCCTCTTGAATCGTTTGACAAAACTTCCGCTGAGAATGCGGTTCAAATTCTTGAGGAATTCGGTGACCGATTTTTGACTGAATTTGGTGAGAGAATTTGTTATGCCGCGGACGAATTTTATCTAAAAGCGGGGCGCCCTGTGCCGCCCGCCGAGTTTTACGGCGATTTCGACCAGTTGGAAAACGGTGTGGGGCTGATGGCGAATTTAAAGCAGGAATTTGAGAGTGCGCTGGAAGATTTTCGTTCTCCTGCCAAAGTCCGTCACGTTACGGTTGTTACAGGTACCAGTGTATATAAATTTCTTAACTCTTTACTTGACGAATTAAGAATAAAATGCAATAATCTAACGTGTAATGTTATTCCAATTATTAATAATTATTTTGGGAATACCATAAATGTTACAGGGCTGATAACCGGCACTGATATCATACAGCAGCTAAGCGGCAGAGATTTGGGCGATGAGTTGATTGTACCCGCCGTAATGCTTCGCCGAGAAGGAGATATTTTTTTAGATGATACTTCGCTTGCGGGTTTAAGCAAAGCTTTAAATGTGAAAGTTGCAGTATCTCCGAATGACGGGTATGAGCTTTTAAATACAGTATTAGGGAGTGATGTAATTGTCTAA